The genome window ACATGACAGGTTGATTGAAGCTCTGAATGGGATGTCTTATAGTTTACAAATCATAATTCTTTAATAAATCGTTAGATCAGCCAGTGCTAGTGTGCTACTCATTGTCCTTATTTCAACCAAAAGAGTGATCAGTGGTGCGACTCGCCTCAATTTCAACTAAACGACAATCAAGCATTCCATACAGGGGTGTTAATTTCTGACACGACCTGAAAACACGACACAAACCTAACATgaaattcgcgggtttaggtttagtctaaacgggttcgggtcagtttcaggttcaACCAGCGAACCAGTTTAGGTTAACGGTTTGAGTCAACCTGAGCAGGTTGgcaggttgacccgtttaacacatttatactatattatattttttacaatatgttttatgtcataaattaaatgggTATGTTTTTATTCCATAATTATTACTTAAAAAGAGAATTaatataagattttataatttaaatataattgtgttatatacatttgtgttttttacttaatttttaattttaatatagtTATTTCAGGAAAAAAAAAATTCAGGTTGAACGGATCGTGTTCAGGTACATATGAatgatacgattttcgggttTGGGTCGGATTCAAGTTCGTGTATAATTTTCGGGTTCGGATCGAGTTGAACCCGCGAACCTGACCCGTTTATCACCCCTATTTCCATAAAATAGACTGTAATCAAAATGTTTTAATTACTGATATCAGCTATCAACGATCTAATCATAAAAGCAAATTAAATCTGCAACAACCTCAAACAAGTATGACCATATTGCCATCCTGTTAGACATAAAAAATATCATAGCTTGTGGAGATAAACAAACAGACGATTTTTTCATttgttaaaatatattaaaaaattaatggATTTATTAACAAATGCAATCATAACTTGGCATATGCAAGTAAGACAACAATCAAGAAAGACAGTTACCTGCCTAAAGCACCAGCAATGAGAGGAGCCGAGTGACCGCCAAGATTCAGATGTGTTTCTCGAATCCACTTTTTGGTAGTTTCTATCACACCAAAGTATGTTGCACCAGTTGCAGAAGATCCAGTGGCCCCAGGTACAGCCTCTCTATAAAAATTCAACAGTGAGGTTGATTAGGAAAAATATAGCAAAGGGATGATAGATACTTCCTGACGATTACAAAAGCACTGCTTTAACTTCTATAAGTCACTAATACATACCTTCTTGCACAAGTATTCTATTTGTGCATACACATTGTTGTCCAGTGTTATTGAATTTAGTTGACAACTGAAATAACAGACAGAATGAACAAGAAATTACTAAGTTACTGTTTTTAAATATACGACCCGGGTTTCCAAAACGGGTTAACTGATTGTGTAGATAGAGCTCGTATGTAACCCTATTATGTGGACGGACAGGTTTAACAAATAATGGATTCACTTACACCTTCACTGCCAATTCCAGGTCAGCATCATCGAAGATTATGCAAGGCGCGTTACGACCAAGTTCAAGAGATACCTACAAGTTCCCTTTTTTGGTAAAACTAATGATTGCAGCATAAAACATTAATTTTACTAAAACTACCTTTTTAACAGTCTCTGATGCACCAGCCATCAGCTTCTTTCCAACACCGGTGGAACCAGTAAATGTTATCTTCCTGAcctaaatttatttattttataaaaccaaCAACAGATATAAAATAATGAACACCTTGTGAGGTATCACGTATTACAATAAACCGTAACTAATGTAAATTATCAGATAAAAACAAACCTGTGTGCTCTCTAGTAGAGAAACACCAATGCTAGGAGGATCTCCCATGACCACATTCAAGACACCCTTCAGAGGACAAAAATGTAATTAGACATTATGTGATGAGTGATTAAAAAAAAGTTGTGGTAGGCGTGGGTTTACAGGCGGAATTCCCAATTGAAGGGCCAGCTCAGCTGCTGCTAAGGCGATCAATGGTGTGAGCTCAGAGGGCTTTATGACCAGAGTACAGCCAGAGGCAAGAGCAGGGCCAACCTTGCGAGCAATCATTGCGATGGTGAAATTCCATGGAGTGATTGCAC of Helianthus annuus cultivar XRQ/B chromosome 1, HanXRQr2.0-SUNRISE, whole genome shotgun sequence contains these proteins:
- the LOC110945085 gene encoding succinate-semialdehyde dehydrogenase, mitochondrial isoform X1; this translates as MIARKVGPALASGCTLVIKPSELTPLIALAAAELALQLGIPPGVLNVVMGDPPSIGVSLLESTQVRKITFTGSTGVGKKLMAGASETVKKVSLELGRNAPCIIFDDADLELAVKVCQLNSITLDNNVYAQIEYLCKKRGCTWGHWIFCNWCNILWCDRNYQKVDSRNTSESWRSLGSSHCWCFRQDFFCYDDNDSMAVEEDSTVVSRLWSF
- the LOC110945085 gene encoding succinate-semialdehyde dehydrogenase, mitochondrial isoform X4, which translates into the protein MIARKVGPALASGCTLVIKPSELTPLIALAAAELALQLGIPPGVLNVVMGDPPSIGVSLLESTQVRKITFTGSTGVGKKLMAGASETVKKVSLELGRNAPCIIFDDADLELAVKVCQLNSITLDNNVYAQIEYLCKKRGCTWGHWIFCNWCNILWCDRNYQKVDSRNTSESWRSLGSSHCWCFRQDFFCYDDNDSMAVEEDSTVVSR
- the LOC110945085 gene encoding succinate-semialdehyde dehydrogenase, mitochondrial isoform X3 produces the protein MIARKVGPALASGCTLVIKPSELTPLIALAAAELALQLGIPPGVLNVVMGDPPSIGVSLLESTQVRKITFTGSTGVGKKLMAGASETVKKVSLELGRNAPCIIFDDADLELAVKVCQLNSITLDNNVYAQIEYLCKKRGCTWGHWIFCNWCNILWCDRNYQKVDSRNTSESWRSLGSSHCWCFRQDFFCYDDNDSMAVEEDSTVVSRR
- the LOC110945085 gene encoding succinate-semialdehyde dehydrogenase, mitochondrial isoform X5 encodes the protein MIARKVGPALASGCTLVIKPSELTPLIALAAAELALQLGIPPGVLNVVMGDPPSIGVSLLESTQVRKITFTGSTGVGKKLMAGASETVKKVSLELGRNAPCIIFDDADLELAVKVCQLNSITLDNNVYAQIEYLCKKRGCTWGHWIFCNWCNILWCDRNYQKVDSRNTSESWRSLGSSHCWCFRQADWMHEVVVRWLYNLGQ
- the LOC110945085 gene encoding succinate-semialdehyde dehydrogenase, mitochondrial isoform X2 → MIARKVGPALASGCTLVIKPSELTPLIALAAAELALQLGIPPGVLNVVMGDPPSIGVSLLESTQVRKITFTGSTGVGKKLMAGASETVKKVSLELGRNAPCIIFDDADLELAVKVCQLNSITLDNNVYAQIEYLCKKRGCTWGHWIFCNWCNILWCDRNYQKVDSRNTSESWRSLGSSHCWCFRQDFFCYDDNDSMAVEEDSTVVSRLR